A section of the Pseudomonas flavescens genome encodes:
- the ada gene encoding bifunctional DNA-binding transcriptional regulator/O6-methylguanine-DNA methyltransferase Ada, translating into MSEERHWQAVCERDATQDGEFVFAVRSTGIYCRPSCPARRPRRENVSFHATPAHAEAAGYRPCKRCSPRGSSLAEQLDALVTAACRLLDEAERPPTLQALAARIGLSPSHLARAFKARTGMTPKAWGSARQRERLALELPQAGSLLDAALNSGYSSTRALYERADGVSAASRRKGAAGESLRMAVAPCPLGYLLVASSDTGLCALLFGESANAVEAELRQRFPAATLQRDDKALEEWLNAVLMQLEEPARAACLPLDLQGTAFQQQVWQALRAIPMGQTRTYGQLAANLGSHPRAIARACSSNPLGLLVPCHRVTAADGSLGGYRWGVARKAALLEAEAKTTRRDD; encoded by the coding sequence ATGTCGGAAGAACGCCACTGGCAAGCCGTATGCGAACGCGATGCCACGCAGGACGGTGAATTCGTCTTCGCCGTGCGCTCGACCGGCATCTACTGCCGCCCCAGCTGTCCGGCACGCCGGCCAAGACGCGAGAACGTCAGTTTCCACGCCACGCCCGCACACGCCGAGGCGGCGGGTTATCGGCCCTGTAAACGCTGCTCGCCCCGGGGCAGCAGCCTGGCCGAGCAGCTCGACGCACTGGTGACTGCAGCCTGCCGCCTGCTCGACGAAGCGGAAAGACCACCGACTCTGCAAGCACTTGCCGCGCGCATCGGCCTGTCACCGTCGCACCTGGCCAGAGCCTTCAAGGCACGTACCGGGATGACCCCCAAGGCCTGGGGCAGCGCCCGCCAGCGTGAGCGCCTGGCGCTCGAACTGCCCCAGGCCGGTTCGCTGCTCGATGCTGCGCTGAACAGCGGTTACTCCAGTACCCGCGCACTCTACGAGCGGGCCGATGGGGTGAGCGCGGCCAGCCGACGCAAAGGTGCCGCCGGGGAATCGCTGCGCATGGCAGTGGCGCCCTGCCCACTGGGCTACCTGCTGGTGGCGAGCAGCGACACTGGCCTCTGCGCCCTGTTGTTCGGCGAATCCGCGAACGCGGTGGAGGCGGAGCTGCGTCAGCGCTTTCCTGCGGCAACGCTGCAGCGTGACGACAAGGCACTGGAGGAGTGGCTGAACGCGGTGCTGATGCAGCTCGAGGAACCGGCACGCGCTGCCTGCCTGCCGCTGGATCTGCAAGGCACGGCGTTTCAGCAGCAGGTATGGCAGGCCCTGCGGGCCATCCCAATGGGTCAGACGCGAACCTACGGACAACTGGCCGCCAACCTGGGCAGCCACCCACGGGCCATCGCCCGAGCCTGCTCCAGCAATCCGCTGGGCCTGCTGGTGCCCTGCCACCGCGTCACCGCAGCCGATGGCAGCCTCGGCGGCTACCGCTGGGGCGTGGCACGCAAGGCCGCCTTGCTCGAGGCCGAAGCCAAGACGACGCGGCGCGACGATTGA
- a CDS encoding acetyl-CoA C-acetyltransferase, whose translation MSLPRRVAIVGGNRIPFARSNTAYATASNQAMLTSALEGLIERYNLHGERLGEVVAGAVLKHSRDFNLTRECVLGSRLAPETPAYDLQQACGTGLEAALLVANKIALGQIESGIAGGVDTTSDAPIGVNEGLRKILLQANRGKSTGDKIKALLQLRPRHLAPSLPRNGEPRTGLSMGQHCELMAQHWAIPRDEQDQLAVESHRKLAAAYAEGWQDDLLTPFLGLTRDQNLRPDIDLAKLATLKPVFERGQRGTLTAANSTPLTDGASLVLLASEEWAKARGLPILAYWRDGEAAAVDFVKGNEGLLMAPVYAVPRLLARNGLTLQDFDYYEIHEAFAAQVLCTLKAWEDADYCRSKLGLQQPLGGIDRAKLNIKGSSLAAGHPFAATGGRIVANLAKLLSVAGEGRGLISICAAGGQGVTAILER comes from the coding sequence ATGAGCCTGCCGCGCCGGGTCGCCATCGTTGGTGGCAACCGCATTCCCTTCGCCCGCTCCAATACCGCCTACGCCACGGCCAGCAACCAGGCCATGCTCACCAGCGCGCTGGAGGGCCTGATCGAGCGCTACAACCTGCACGGCGAGCGCCTTGGCGAAGTGGTCGCAGGGGCGGTGCTCAAGCACTCGCGGGACTTCAACCTGACCCGCGAATGCGTACTCGGCTCGCGCCTGGCCCCCGAAACCCCGGCCTACGACCTGCAACAGGCCTGCGGCACCGGGCTCGAAGCCGCGCTGCTGGTGGCCAACAAGATTGCCCTGGGGCAGATCGAAAGCGGTATCGCCGGTGGCGTGGACACCACCTCGGATGCGCCCATCGGCGTCAACGAAGGCCTGCGCAAGATCCTGTTACAAGCCAATCGCGGCAAGAGCACCGGCGACAAGATCAAGGCGCTGCTGCAGCTGCGTCCACGGCACCTGGCGCCCTCGCTACCGCGCAATGGCGAGCCGCGCACCGGTTTGTCCATGGGCCAGCATTGCGAGCTGATGGCGCAGCACTGGGCCATCCCGCGTGACGAGCAGGATCAGTTGGCCGTGGAGAGCCACCGCAAGCTCGCTGCCGCCTACGCCGAAGGCTGGCAGGACGATTTGCTGACGCCGTTTCTCGGCCTGACCCGAGACCAGAACCTGCGCCCCGATATCGACCTGGCCAAGCTGGCCACCCTCAAGCCCGTGTTCGAGCGTGGCCAGCGCGGCACCCTGACCGCAGCCAACTCGACACCGCTGACCGATGGTGCGTCGTTGGTCCTGCTGGCCAGCGAAGAATGGGCCAAGGCCCGTGGTCTGCCGATTCTTGCCTACTGGCGCGATGGCGAGGCGGCGGCGGTGGATTTCGTCAAAGGCAACGAGGGGCTGTTGATGGCGCCGGTGTATGCGGTGCCGCGCTTGCTGGCGCGCAATGGCCTCACGCTGCAGGATTTCGACTACTACGAAATCCACGAAGCCTTCGCCGCTCAGGTGCTGTGCACGCTCAAGGCCTGGGAGGACGCCGACTATTGCCGCAGCAAGCTGGGTCTGCAACAGCCGCTGGGCGGCATCGACCGTGCGAAGCTCAACATCAAGGGCAGCTCCCTGGCGGCTGGCCACCCGTTCGCAGCGACGGGTGGGCGCATCGTCGCCAACCTGGCCAAGCTGCTATCGGTGGCCGGCGAAGGCCGTGGCCTGATCTCCATTTGCGCCGCCGGTGGCCAGGGCGTTACCGCGATTCTGGAGCGCTGA
- a CDS encoding 3-oxoacyl-ACP reductase encodes MSDRYLNFANTPTGRRLVGALGLPAPLPLERWVAGRNRPLEGALLIGGNGDLGAAVAAFASRLTDETFAALDDQYGLPRWTAEHGPKLKGLVFDASGLSRFEELDALRQFFQPALKNLGRCPHVVVLGRAPQTLDDPQASSVQRALEGFTRSLAKEIRRGGTVQLLHVDQGAQDQLEGALRFLLSPKSAYVSAQVLRLQPYAQQVNDWTRPLAGNTALVTGASRGIGAAIAETLARDGAEVLLLDVPQAKDALDALASRLGGRSLALDICADDAPAKLVEALPHGVDIVVHNAGITRDKTLAKMSEGLWESVIDVNLRAPQQLTDALLQAGTLRDNGRVVLIASLSGIAGNVGQTNYATSKAGLIGLAQSWAPTLAERGISINAVAPGFIETSMTAAIPFTIREAGRRMNAMNQGGLPQDVAEAVAWFAQPGSGAVSGQVLRVCGQSLLGA; translated from the coding sequence ATGTCCGATCGCTACCTCAACTTCGCCAATACGCCTACCGGACGCCGCCTGGTCGGCGCGCTCGGGCTGCCCGCTCCGCTGCCTCTGGAACGCTGGGTGGCGGGCCGCAACAGGCCTCTGGAAGGTGCGTTGCTGATCGGCGGTAACGGCGACCTGGGCGCTGCAGTGGCAGCCTTCGCCAGCCGCCTGACCGACGAAACCTTCGCCGCTCTCGATGACCAGTACGGCCTGCCGCGCTGGACCGCCGAGCATGGCCCGAAGCTCAAGGGGCTGGTGTTCGATGCCAGTGGCCTGAGCCGCTTCGAGGAGCTCGATGCCCTGCGTCAGTTCTTCCAGCCTGCCCTGAAGAACCTCGGTCGCTGCCCACACGTGGTGGTGCTCGGTCGCGCCCCGCAGACGCTCGACGATCCTCAGGCGTCCAGCGTGCAGCGTGCCCTGGAGGGCTTCACCCGCTCCCTGGCCAAGGAGATCCGCCGTGGCGGCACCGTGCAACTGCTGCACGTCGATCAGGGTGCGCAAGATCAGCTGGAGGGCGCCCTGCGCTTCCTGCTTTCGCCCAAGAGCGCCTATGTGTCGGCCCAGGTACTGCGCCTTCAGCCCTACGCGCAGCAGGTCAACGACTGGACCCGCCCACTGGCCGGCAACACCGCACTGGTCACTGGCGCCAGCCGTGGTATCGGCGCCGCCATCGCCGAAACCCTGGCGCGCGACGGCGCCGAAGTTTTGCTGCTGGACGTACCCCAGGCCAAGGATGCCCTCGATGCCCTGGCCTCGCGCCTCGGCGGACGCAGCCTGGCGCTGGATATATGCGCCGACGACGCGCCCGCGAAACTGGTCGAGGCCCTGCCGCACGGGGTGGATATCGTCGTGCACAACGCAGGTATCACCCGTGACAAGACCCTGGCGAAGATGAGCGAGGGGCTCTGGGAGTCGGTGATCGACGTCAACCTGCGCGCACCGCAGCAGCTCACCGATGCCCTGCTGCAAGCCGGTACCCTGCGCGATAACGGCCGAGTGGTGCTGATCGCATCGCTGAGCGGCATCGCCGGTAACGTCGGGCAGACCAACTATGCAACCAGCAAGGCCGGGCTGATCGGCCTGGCGCAAAGCTGGGCGCCGACGCTGGCCGAACGTGGCATCAGCATCAACGCCGTGGCCCCGGGCTTCATCGAAACGAGCATGACCGCCGCCATCCCCTTCACCATCCGCGAGGCCGGCCGGCGCATGAACGCCATGAATCAGGGCGGCCTGCCTCAGGATGTCGCCGAAGCCGTGGCCTGGTTCGCCCAGCCCGGTTCCGGCGCGGTCAGTGGTCAGGTGTTGCGGGTATGCGGGCAGAGCCTGCTGGGTGCCTGA
- a CDS encoding MaoC family dehydratase has product MATEWLDLHTPPALPGLLLRAAMRRGITGKVLPHRGLRCQVSVDPSHLARYRQLCGFADDARLPATYPHVLAFALQMKLLTEADFPFPLLGLVHLENRIRVIRQLAGLGPFTLSVETSNLAPHDKGAVFSVITRLEDQLGLLWEGDSRLLCRGMKLDGQTVGRSDPASLPMDELTQWQAPANIGRRYARISGDYNPIHLSALTAKPFGFPRAIAHGLWNKARALAALQAHLPASGYSVEVRFQKPVLLPSSIRMRASLPAAEGQFDLLGKEDVPHLAGYWQVI; this is encoded by the coding sequence ATGGCAACCGAATGGCTCGATCTGCACACCCCGCCGGCTCTGCCTGGCCTGCTCCTGCGCGCGGCGATGCGTCGTGGTATCACCGGCAAGGTGCTGCCGCATCGAGGGCTGCGCTGCCAGGTCAGTGTCGACCCCAGCCACCTGGCCCGCTATCGCCAGTTGTGCGGATTTGCCGACGATGCCCGGCTGCCTGCCACCTACCCCCACGTGCTGGCTTTCGCGCTGCAGATGAAGCTGCTCACCGAAGCCGACTTTCCCTTTCCCCTGCTCGGCCTGGTGCACCTGGAAAATCGTATCAGGGTGATTCGCCAGCTCGCCGGGCTGGGCCCTTTTACCCTGAGCGTGGAGACCAGCAACCTGGCGCCCCATGACAAGGGCGCGGTATTCAGTGTCATCACCCGCCTCGAGGACCAGCTCGGGCTGCTCTGGGAAGGTGACAGCCGCCTGCTCTGCCGAGGCATGAAACTGGACGGCCAGACGGTCGGGCGCAGCGACCCTGCCAGCCTGCCGATGGACGAGCTGACTCAATGGCAGGCGCCTGCCAACATCGGCCGCCGCTATGCGCGAATCTCCGGCGACTACAACCCCATCCACCTGTCGGCACTGACCGCCAAACCCTTTGGCTTCCCACGCGCCATCGCCCACGGTCTCTGGAACAAGGCGCGGGCCCTGGCGGCGCTGCAGGCGCACCTGCCGGCCTCGGGGTACAGCGTCGAAGTGCGCTTCCAGAAACCGGTGCTGCTACCGAGCAGCATCCGCATGCGCGCCAGCCTGCCCGCGGCCGAAGGCCAGTTCGATCTGCTCGGCAAAGAGGATGTGCCGCATTTGGCCGGGTACTGGCAGGTCATATAA
- a CDS encoding MazG-like family protein: MNIAELTARLHAIRDRNDWRQFHAPKNLAMAASVEMAELVEIFQWLSEDQSRSLPADKLEHAGQEVGDVVLYLLLLCSELGLDMEQVVRAKLADSERRFS, translated from the coding sequence ATGAATATCGCCGAACTCACCGCTCGCCTGCACGCCATCCGTGATCGCAACGACTGGCGCCAGTTCCACGCACCGAAGAACCTGGCCATGGCGGCCAGCGTGGAAATGGCCGAGCTGGTGGAGATATTCCAGTGGCTCAGCGAGGATCAGTCGCGCAGCCTGCCGGCCGACAAGCTCGAGCATGCCGGGCAGGAAGTCGGTGACGTGGTGCTTTATCTGCTCCTGCTGTGCAGCGAGCTGGGCCTGGACATGGAACAGGTGGTCCGCGCCAAGCTGGCCGACAGCGAACGGCGGTTCAGCTGA
- a CDS encoding methyltransferase domain-containing protein, translating to MSDRHFDELATRFAEKIYGGAKGAIRLAVLQADLSETLPERPLRVLDVGAGLGHMALWLAERGHQVTLAEPAEPMLAGARERFAEAGVEATFLHAPWQELPGRFAAPFDLVICHAVLEWLAEPAAILPTLHGLTAPDGWLSLAFYNKDALIYRNLLKGHLRKLRKEEFAGEKQSLTPQRPLDPRELKSQLAAHWRVEVESGVRVFHDYMPREFQARAALADLLEMELAHRRHPAFAGLGRYLHWICRPR from the coding sequence ATGAGTGACCGTCACTTCGACGAGCTGGCGACCCGCTTCGCCGAAAAGATCTATGGCGGCGCCAAGGGCGCTATCCGCCTCGCCGTGCTGCAGGCCGACCTCAGCGAGACGCTGCCCGAGCGCCCACTGCGGGTGCTCGACGTCGGAGCCGGGCTTGGCCACATGGCCCTGTGGCTGGCCGAGCGCGGCCATCAGGTAACCCTGGCCGAGCCAGCCGAGCCCATGCTGGCTGGCGCCCGCGAGCGCTTCGCCGAGGCGGGTGTCGAGGCAACCTTCCTTCACGCGCCGTGGCAGGAACTGCCGGGGCGCTTCGCGGCGCCCTTCGACCTGGTCATCTGCCATGCGGTGCTCGAATGGCTGGCCGAGCCGGCCGCCATTCTCCCGACCCTGCATGGCCTGACCGCGCCGGATGGCTGGCTTTCGCTGGCCTTTTACAACAAGGATGCGCTGATCTACCGCAACCTGCTCAAGGGCCATCTGCGCAAGTTGCGCAAGGAAGAGTTCGCCGGCGAAAAGCAGAGCCTGACGCCACAGCGGCCCCTCGATCCACGCGAACTGAAGTCGCAACTTGCCGCTCACTGGCGGGTCGAAGTGGAGAGCGGGGTGAGAGTCTTCCACGATTACATGCCACGGGAATTCCAGGCCAGGGCGGCACTCGCCGACCTGCTGGAAATGGAACTGGCACACCGTCGTCACCCGGCCTTCGCCGGACTCGGACGCTACCTGCACTGGATCTGTCGGCCACGCTGA
- a CDS encoding DUF4136 domain-containing protein: protein MKRIALLLLTTALAACQSQNPYTTDSVPMPPAPPGAAQHFDRSAYPAAPRDYAAYRSWAWQQRPAGSAWASADLVQDALNNALDQRGLRPAQGNAAADLKVRTDTRLERRVRQVADSYDPYYGGGYGSYGNRGYYGNGVGVGARVPLTRTYEEEIVVVRIDFFDGRSGEQVWSGQAEMRSSGSQSERAEALRKAVSDALGEYPPA, encoded by the coding sequence ATGAAACGCATCGCGTTATTGCTGCTCACCACTGCCCTGGCGGCCTGCCAGAGCCAGAACCCGTACACCACGGACTCCGTGCCGATGCCACCGGCCCCGCCAGGTGCAGCCCAACACTTCGACCGCAGTGCCTACCCCGCCGCGCCCCGTGACTATGCGGCCTACCGTAGCTGGGCCTGGCAGCAGCGTCCGGCCGGCAGCGCCTGGGCCAGCGCGGACCTGGTCCAGGATGCGCTCAACAATGCCCTCGATCAGCGCGGCCTGCGCCCCGCCCAGGGCAACGCTGCGGCCGACCTCAAGGTGCGCACGGACACTCGCCTCGAGCGCCGCGTACGCCAGGTCGCCGATAGCTACGACCCCTACTATGGAGGCGGTTATGGCAGTTACGGCAACCGCGGCTATTACGGCAACGGTGTCGGTGTGGGCGCCCGCGTACCGCTGACCAGAACCTATGAAGAAGAAATCGTGGTGGTGCGTATCGACTTCTTCGACGGCCGCAGCGGGGAACAGGTGTGGAGCGGGCAGGCGGAAATGCGCAGCAGCGGCAGCCAATCCGAACGCGCCGAGGCCCTGCGCAAGGCGGTCAGCGACGCTCTTGGCGAATACCCCCCAGCATGA
- a CDS encoding DUF4136 domain-containing protein — MRRLPLLLIPVLLLLGACQSQQINRDFDASRDFAGYRSWSWQEPAVQYKPDDPRVRSDLTEQRLRSAVSGQLDQRGLRPAAAGASGDLHVQVWLIVDQRQQQVSTGFGGGFGGYWGNYWGGPAYNETRTVDYKVATVQIDLFDGKDGKLVWRGSDERIMRNDEGNPSQRETVIRETVGRVLSQYPPR; from the coding sequence ATGCGCCGCCTGCCTTTGCTGTTGATCCCCGTCCTGTTGCTGCTGGGCGCCTGCCAGAGCCAGCAGATCAACCGTGACTTCGATGCCAGCCGCGACTTCGCCGGCTACCGCAGCTGGAGCTGGCAGGAGCCGGCCGTGCAGTACAAACCCGATGATCCGCGTGTTCGCAGCGACCTGACCGAGCAGCGTCTGCGCAGCGCAGTGAGCGGGCAGCTCGACCAGCGCGGCCTGCGTCCTGCTGCGGCCGGGGCCTCGGGCGATCTGCATGTACAGGTGTGGTTGATCGTCGATCAACGCCAGCAGCAGGTCAGCACCGGCTTCGGTGGCGGCTTCGGCGGCTACTGGGGTAATTACTGGGGCGGCCCCGCCTACAATGAAACCCGTACCGTCGATTACAAGGTCGCGACGGTGCAGATCGACCTGTTCGATGGCAAGGACGGCAAACTGGTCTGGCGCGGCAGTGACGAGCGCATCATGCGCAATGACGAGGGCAACCCCTCCCAGCGCGAGACGGTGATCCGTGAAACCGTGGGCCGGGTGCTGAGCCAGTATCCACCGCGCTAG
- a CDS encoding SdiA-regulated domain-containing protein has translation MISAAKRAFSRLPVLRPWAWLLLLILLVAGYQMRALHLDDRLYYWLTTPAISQWAPNSLLSHRYKVQIDAKVVGGVSDNLSALSYDDQRDQLWAVLNNPEELLAMSKDGEVLARYPLSGFSDVEGVTYLGDGMLLLAEEREHALVVVPVPERAGALFREDYRALTLGIQRDGNQGFEGVGYDRARDRLFVVKEHSPMKLYEIRGFKSSVKGNFGLEIIDHDDWIRDSVFASDLSSVHFDEHTGNLALLSDESKRIMELDGESGELIGFRTLDSDFAGLGKAVPQGEGMTFDDQGNLYIVSEPNLFYRLGRG, from the coding sequence ATGATATCTGCTGCCAAGCGGGCCTTTTCCCGTCTGCCCGTCCTGCGCCCGTGGGCGTGGCTGCTGTTGTTGATCCTGCTCGTTGCCGGCTATCAGATGCGCGCTCTGCACCTGGACGACCGCCTCTATTACTGGCTGACCACCCCAGCGATCTCGCAATGGGCACCGAACAGCCTGCTTTCCCACAGGTACAAGGTCCAGATCGACGCCAAGGTGGTCGGTGGCGTCAGCGATAACCTCTCGGCCCTGAGCTACGACGACCAGCGCGATCAGTTGTGGGCGGTGCTCAACAACCCCGAAGAACTGTTGGCCATGAGCAAGGATGGCGAAGTGCTCGCGCGTTACCCGCTGAGCGGCTTCAGCGATGTCGAGGGTGTGACCTACCTGGGCGATGGCATGCTGCTGCTCGCCGAAGAACGCGAGCATGCGCTGGTGGTGGTGCCTGTACCGGAACGCGCCGGGGCGCTGTTTCGCGAGGACTATCGCGCCCTGACGCTGGGCATCCAGCGTGACGGCAATCAGGGCTTCGAAGGGGTGGGCTACGACCGGGCGCGGGATCGGCTGTTCGTGGTCAAGGAGCATTCGCCCATGAAGCTCTACGAAATCCGCGGTTTCAAAAGCAGCGTGAAGGGTAATTTCGGCCTGGAAATCATCGATCACGACGACTGGATCCGCGATTCGGTATTCGCGTCCGATCTGTCGTCCGTTCACTTCGACGAACATACCGGCAACCTGGCGCTGCTCAGCGACGAGTCGAAGCGGATCATGGAGCTGGATGGCGAAAGTGGTGAACTGATCGGTTTCCGTACCCTGGACAGCGACTTCGCCGGCCTCGGAAAGGCCGTGCCTCAGGGCGAAGGCATGACCTTCGACGATCAAGGCAACCTCTATATCGTCAGCGAACCCAACCTGTTCTACCGTTTAGGGCGCGGTTAG
- a CDS encoding ATP-binding protein: MQTGLEPKENILASSETITSLSSAIANCAKEPIHIPGSIQPQGFLMVFHEQALTVLQVSENVAEWLGVDPDQLLGRHLDALLEDSAMLAERLEQLSHDETTPFHVGDVRFREGSRNGQLIAMMVHRYDGVLIAEFEPTSNVIAAYNNLYPVVRTFIGHLQDADDVDELCRLSVDEVKRITGFGRVKAYSFDAEGNGLVLAERVDPGYPSYLGLSFPAADIPPQARALYVGNRIRVIEDANYQPSPLRPALNPLTGKPLDLSYAALRSVSPVHLQYMRNMQTIASMSISIVVEGQLWGLISCHHAEARSVGFQTRTACELLGRMLSLQVEAKIAQARTQHLLQLRQQIVQMLSAMADRDSISDGLLSLPDTFLNFAQASGGAIISASRCDLLGQTPPRDQVNALVHWLGARTGEDLFQTDNVSRDIPELPGLAKHVGGLLAVAISELHSHYLIWFKPEQTRIVTWAGKPEKSISSSGVLNPRNSFARWQEDIGGFSTPWHAQEPESALELRNAVLGIVLRKAEEMAQLASDLKKSNKELEAFSYSVSHDLRAPLRHIAGYAELLGDFEGSNLSERGVRFLDHISESARFAGTLVDNLLSFSQMGRSALRFSDVNLQALVDSIREEMKPDYQGRNLEWHVRPLPMVIADAVFLHLALRNLLANAIKYSRDRNPAVIVIGAQEDDDEVVVFVRDNGVGFNMEYADKLFGVFQRLHRMEEFEGTGIGLASVRRIIERHDGRVWAEGTIDQGATFYFALPKRHHPALS, from the coding sequence ATGCAGACCGGCCTGGAACCGAAGGAGAACATCTTGGCGTCCAGCGAAACCATCACTTCATTGAGCAGCGCCATCGCCAACTGCGCCAAGGAACCCATCCATATTCCCGGCAGCATCCAGCCCCAGGGATTTCTGATGGTGTTCCACGAGCAGGCGCTGACGGTACTGCAAGTGAGCGAGAACGTCGCCGAATGGCTGGGCGTGGATCCCGATCAGTTGCTGGGCCGGCATCTGGACGCATTGCTCGAAGACAGCGCCATGCTCGCCGAGCGTCTGGAGCAGCTGTCTCACGATGAAACCACGCCATTCCACGTCGGCGACGTGCGGTTCCGTGAGGGCAGTCGCAACGGCCAGTTGATCGCCATGATGGTGCACCGCTACGACGGCGTGCTGATCGCCGAGTTCGAGCCGACCAGCAACGTGATCGCGGCCTACAACAACCTCTATCCGGTGGTGCGCACCTTCATCGGCCATTTGCAGGACGCTGACGATGTCGACGAGCTGTGCCGCCTGTCGGTCGACGAAGTCAAACGCATCACCGGTTTCGGCCGGGTCAAGGCCTACAGCTTCGATGCCGAGGGCAATGGCCTGGTGCTCGCCGAACGTGTCGACCCGGGTTATCCGAGCTACCTCGGCCTGAGCTTTCCTGCCGCAGACATTCCGCCCCAGGCGCGCGCCCTGTACGTCGGCAACCGCATTCGGGTGATCGAGGATGCCAACTACCAGCCGTCGCCACTGCGCCCGGCGCTCAACCCGCTGACCGGCAAACCACTGGATCTGAGCTACGCCGCGCTGCGCAGCGTGTCGCCGGTGCACCTGCAGTACATGCGCAACATGCAGACCATCGCTTCGATGTCGATTTCCATCGTGGTCGAAGGGCAGCTCTGGGGGTTGATCTCCTGCCACCATGCCGAAGCCCGCTCGGTGGGTTTCCAGACCCGCACCGCCTGTGAGCTGCTGGGGCGCATGTTGTCGCTGCAGGTCGAAGCGAAGATCGCTCAGGCGCGCACCCAGCATCTGCTGCAGTTGCGCCAGCAGATCGTGCAGATGCTCTCTGCCATGGCCGACCGCGACAGTATCAGCGACGGGTTGCTGTCACTGCCCGATACCTTCTTGAACTTCGCCCAGGCCAGTGGGGGAGCGATCATTTCCGCGTCGCGTTGCGACCTGCTTGGGCAAACGCCGCCACGCGACCAGGTCAACGCGCTGGTGCACTGGTTAGGTGCACGAACCGGCGAAGACCTGTTCCAGACCGACAACGTCAGTCGCGACATTCCGGAGCTGCCTGGGCTCGCCAAACATGTCGGCGGCCTGTTGGCCGTCGCCATCTCCGAGCTGCACTCGCATTACCTGATCTGGTTCAAGCCGGAGCAGACGCGCATCGTCACCTGGGCTGGCAAGCCAGAGAAGTCGATCAGCTCCAGCGGCGTGCTCAACCCGCGCAACAGCTTTGCGCGCTGGCAGGAAGACATCGGTGGTTTTTCCACCCCCTGGCACGCACAGGAACCGGAAAGCGCGCTGGAGCTGCGCAACGCGGTGCTTGGCATCGTACTGCGCAAAGCCGAGGAAATGGCCCAACTGGCCAGCGACCTGAAGAAATCCAACAAGGAACTGGAGGCCTTTTCCTACAGCGTCTCCCACGACCTGCGCGCGCCACTGCGGCATATCGCCGGTTATGCGGAGCTGCTCGGTGATTTCGAAGGTAGCAACCTGTCGGAGCGCGGCGTGCGCTTCCTCGATCACATCAGCGAGTCGGCTCGGTTTGCCGGCACCCTGGTGGACAACCTGCTGAGCTTCTCGCAGATGGGCCGCTCGGCGTTGCGCTTCTCCGACGTCAACCTGCAGGCTCTGGTCGACTCGATTCGCGAGGAGATGAAGCCAGACTACCAAGGACGCAACCTGGAATGGCACGTGCGACCACTACCGATGGTGATCGCCGACGCTGTGTTTCTGCACCTGGCGCTGCGCAATCTGCTGGCCAACGCCATCAAGTACAGTCGCGATCGCAATCCGGCGGTGATCGTCATCGGCGCCCAAGAGGACGATGACGAGGTCGTGGTGTTCGTACGCGACAATGGCGTCGGCTTCAATATGGAGTACGCCGACAAACTGTTCGGGGTTTTCCAGCGCCTGCACCGCATGGAAGAATTCGAAGGCACAGGCATAGGCCTGGCCAGCGTACGACGTATAATCGAGCGCCACGATGGTAGAGTCTGGGCAGAGGGCACAATTGACCAGGGCGCCACCTTTTACTTCGCGTTACCCAAACGCCACCACCCCGCGCTTTCTTGA
- a CDS encoding response regulator: MLKPILLVEDNPHDLELTLIALERSQLANDVIVMRDGAEALDYLFRRGAHADRLPGNPAIMMLDLKLPKVDGLQVLETVRESSELRSIPIVMLTSSREGPDLQRAYELNVNAYVVKPVEFKAFVSAISDLGVFWAVLNEPPPGSLRLHRRSSETESESDGD, translated from the coding sequence ATGCTCAAACCGATTTTGTTGGTCGAAGACAACCCCCACGATCTGGAACTGACGCTGATCGCGCTGGAGCGTAGTCAACTGGCCAATGACGTGATCGTCATGCGTGACGGCGCCGAGGCGCTGGATTATCTGTTTCGTCGCGGCGCCCATGCCGACCGCCTGCCCGGCAACCCGGCGATCATGATGCTCGACCTCAAGCTGCCCAAGGTGGACGGCTTGCAAGTGCTGGAGACGGTTCGCGAATCGTCTGAATTGCGCAGCATTCCCATCGTCATGCTCACCTCCTCGCGTGAAGGCCCTGACTTGCAGCGTGCCTACGAATTGAACGTGAACGCTTACGTGGTCAAGCCGGTCGAATTCAAGGCCTTCGTGTCTGCGATTTCCGATCTCGGTGTATTCTGGGCGGTGCTCAACGAGCCGCCTCCTGGCTCGCTGCGTCTGCACCGACGCAGTTCAGAGACCGAGTCGGAATCCGACGGCGACTGA